The following are encoded in a window of Chryseobacterium sp. genomic DNA:
- a CDS encoding glycosyltransferase family 2 protein, with product MLVSIIIPCYNNEEVIAETIDSALSQSYSSVEIIVVDDGSTDQSAKVVQEICSKHPNIIFHSKENRGPSHTRNFGAQISKGDYLVFLDADDKLHPDYVKKCIAEYQKNPELNIVYSGAEFFGSKSGVWKLPDYRPASFLIDNCIPIFAMIKREVFFDVGKFDENMHFIEDWELWIRILKKYPGVYKIPETLFYYRKSGAKNSLTDLNEKQNDISDNARLYLYNKHYSYYKENGLSISKLITSVRDNLKFKEKYYNVWYRKYFYKYFKPSKYRSFYLN from the coding sequence ATGTTAGTTAGTATTATAATTCCCTGCTATAATAATGAGGAGGTTATTGCAGAAACGATAGATTCTGCGCTTTCCCAGAGCTATTCGTCAGTTGAAATCATTGTCGTTGACGATGGTTCTACGGACCAATCCGCTAAGGTAGTTCAGGAAATCTGCTCCAAACATCCTAACATCATCTTTCATTCAAAGGAAAACAGAGGTCCATCTCATACCAGGAATTTCGGTGCTCAGATTTCTAAAGGAGACTATCTGGTATTTCTTGATGCTGATGACAAGCTGCATCCAGATTATGTAAAGAAATGTATTGCTGAGTATCAAAAAAATCCGGAATTAAACATTGTTTACTCAGGTGCGGAATTTTTTGGCAGCAAATCGGGTGTTTGGAAGCTGCCGGATTACAGGCCTGCCAGTTTCCTTATAGATAATTGTATTCCCATTTTCGCGATGATAAAACGGGAGGTTTTTTTTGATGTCGGTAAATTTGATGAAAATATGCATTTTATAGAGGATTGGGAACTGTGGATCAGGATACTGAAAAAATATCCGGGCGTTTACAAAATTCCTGAAACACTCTTTTATTACAGGAAATCCGGCGCAAAGAATTCTTTAACGGATTTAAATGAGAAACAGAATGATATTTCAGATAATGCACGACTCTATCTTTATAATAAACATTATTCTTATTACAAAGAAAATGGTCTTTCAATAAGCAAGCTGATCACCTCCGTGCGCGACAATTTAAAGTTCAAAGAAAAATATTATAACGTTTGGTACAGAAAGTATTTTTATAAATATTTTAAACCATCCAAATACAGGAGTTTTTACCTTAATTAA
- a CDS encoding glycosyltransferase family 2 protein codes for MKVSIVTSYYNRRNLFIKTLESISRQVNANNISLEVIAVDDGSDANERLEDLTSVFPFLKIIRIEKKDKWYTNSCIPFNIGFTHATGEIIILQNPECLHYGNIIDYALTNIDTNIYLSFGCYSLDEEPTDNIDHYLSHPKKLERLISDNNVENTRDGSNSWYNHSVIRPCAYHFCCAILKEDLLDLGGFDPLYANGVAYDDNELLHRIKLKKMKVEIIDNEIVLHQNHYKRKSSYNNPVILNTKELDKRQTLIEKNQKLFEEYTLNKTNWKVNGIPVYTAKRPFKFFLGKLFRIK; via the coding sequence ATGAAAGTATCAATCGTTACTTCTTATTACAACAGAAGGAATCTTTTTATTAAGACGCTTGAGAGCATCAGCAGACAGGTAAATGCTAATAACATTTCTTTAGAGGTAATTGCTGTAGATGACGGGAGCGATGCAAACGAAAGGCTGGAAGATCTGACATCCGTTTTTCCTTTCCTGAAAATCATTCGTATCGAAAAAAAAGACAAGTGGTATACTAATTCATGTATCCCCTTTAATATAGGATTTACTCATGCAACTGGCGAAATAATAATCCTCCAAAATCCGGAATGCTTACATTATGGGAATATTATAGATTATGCTTTAACCAATATTGACACAAATATCTACTTAAGTTTCGGTTGTTACTCATTAGACGAAGAACCAACCGACAATATCGATCATTATCTAAGTCATCCAAAAAAACTTGAAAGATTAATTTCTGACAATAATGTTGAGAATACCCGTGATGGAAGCAATAGCTGGTACAACCATTCTGTCATTAGACCCTGCGCTTATCACTTTTGCTGTGCGATTCTGAAAGAAGATTTATTGGATCTGGGCGGATTTGATCCGCTTTACGCCAATGGAGTTGCATATGACGATAATGAACTTCTTCACCGCATAAAACTGAAGAAAATGAAAGTAGAGATCATTGATAATGAGATCGTGCTTCATCAAAATCATTACAAAAGGAAATCTTCTTATAATAATCCCGTAATTCTAAACACAAAAGAACTCGATAAAAGGCAAACGCTCATTGAGAAAAACCAAAAACTGTTTGAGGAATACACCCTTAACAAAACCAACTGGAAAGTAAATGGGATTCCGGTATATACAGCAAAAAGGCCTTTTAAATTTTTTCTTGGTAAATTATTCAGAATAAAATAA
- a CDS encoding glycosyltransferase family 90 protein translates to MMAKVEKQVKFFYYIKAYLRRILPTTSYSVKIKELERSLSASQLELVASRVDYYCRSSVKSSTSSPCCTLKDLRSPVTPKTYYHDTYEYARFFPEELPINFVFGDVTTVPDLPSIVKSRPVAADNHNSVLLNLDKARHFVWVRNDQPFQTKKDVLIGRGAVFQEHRYHFFSQYFGHPLCDLGQVNAQGGNPLWIKKKISIVDHLNYKFILCLQGNDVATNLKWVMSSNSIAVMPKPTLETWFMEGSLVGGVHYIEIKDDYSDLETQLQHYLAHPDKCRFILENAHSHCEQFYNRKVEDLCSLKVLEKYLVTGE, encoded by the coding sequence ATGATGGCAAAAGTTGAAAAACAGGTTAAATTCTTTTATTATATAAAGGCCTACCTCCGCCGTATTTTACCCACAACCTCATACAGCGTAAAAATTAAGGAACTGGAGCGCTCGCTAAGCGCATCGCAATTGGAATTGGTGGCTTCCCGGGTCGATTATTACTGCCGTTCTTCAGTTAAAAGTTCAACATCTTCACCCTGCTGCACGCTGAAGGACCTGCGGAGTCCGGTAACACCTAAAACCTACTATCACGACACCTACGAATACGCCCGCTTTTTTCCGGAAGAACTTCCCATCAATTTTGTTTTTGGTGATGTGACTACTGTGCCCGATTTGCCAAGTATTGTAAAAAGCCGCCCTGTTGCAGCAGATAACCATAACAGTGTACTGCTGAATCTAGATAAAGCGCGTCATTTTGTATGGGTTCGCAACGACCAGCCTTTCCAAACTAAAAAAGATGTTCTTATCGGGCGGGGAGCTGTTTTTCAGGAGCACCGCTATCATTTTTTCAGCCAGTATTTCGGCCATCCGCTTTGCGACTTGGGACAGGTGAATGCGCAGGGCGGAAATCCGCTCTGGATAAAAAAGAAAATTTCAATAGTTGACCACCTGAACTATAAATTCATCCTGTGTTTACAGGGAAATGACGTGGCTACCAACCTGAAGTGGGTCATGTCCTCCAACTCCATTGCGGTAATGCCAAAGCCTACGCTGGAAACATGGTTTATGGAGGGTTCGCTGGTGGGTGGCGTACATTATATTGAAATAAAGGACGATTATTCGGATCTGGAAACTCAGCTTCAGCATTATCTCGCCCATCCCGACAAGTGCCGGTTCATTCTGGAAAATGCACACAGCCACTGCGAGCAGTTTTACAACCGGAAAGTGGAAGATTTGTGCAGTTTGAAGGTGCTCGAGAAGTATTTGGTTACTGGGGAATAA
- a CDS encoding phosphomannose isomerase type II C-terminal cupin domain, producing the protein MLEIGERPWGKYYVLADEPTYKLKRIEVLPGHRLSYQYHHHRQEFWTVIQGEATVVLDGENHQLSYGMSIFIPQFSKHRIENNSSELLQFIEVQTGTYFGEDDIVRLQDDYARNGDKS; encoded by the coding sequence ATGCTCGAAATAGGGGAACGACCATGGGGAAAGTATTATGTGCTCGCCGACGAACCTACATACAAACTCAAAAGAATTGAGGTTCTGCCGGGGCACCGACTTTCATATCAGTATCACCATCACCGTCAAGAATTCTGGACGGTAATACAGGGTGAAGCTACGGTTGTACTGGATGGCGAGAACCACCAGCTAAGTTACGGAATGAGCATCTTCATTCCACAGTTTTCCAAACACAGAATTGAAAATAATTCTTCTGAACTGTTACAGTTTATAGAAGTACAGACAGGTACTTATTTTGGTGAAGATGACATTGTAAGACTTCAGGACGATTATGCCCGGAACGGAGATAAATCCTAA
- the gltX gene encoding glutamate--tRNA ligase, whose translation MSKVRVRFAPSPTGPLHLGGARTALYDYLFAKKNNGDFVLRIEDTDTARYVEGAEDYIMDALEWAGITPDESPRHGGNYGPYRQSERRDIYDRHIAEILKTDYAYMAFDTPAELDDIRKHYEEKGEVFSYNNITRNQLKNSLALPADEVQKLLDEKAPYVIRFKMPVNRILNLEDTIRGKFAVNTDTLDDKVLVKNDGMPTYHMANIIDDHEMEISHVIRGEEWLPSMGLHVLLYEAMGWTAPEFAHLPLILKPEGKGKLSKRDGAKFGFPVFPMNFTDPETKEVYPGYKEHGYLPEAFVNFLALLGWSPAEDKEILSLEEMAQEFDLHKVHKAGARFSKEKADWFNHQYLQKKSDEEVLLMLQELEPERTNALAKDKLLKIVSLMKERATFVKDIYESGKFFFEAPESFDEKAVKKAWNDQTAGIITQFSETLNADDFNAANLKEAIKNFAETQNLGMGKVMMPLRLALVGELKGPDVPDIMEIIGFEETKSRISNAVNNIG comes from the coding sequence ATGAGTAAAGTTAGAGTTCGTTTTGCGCCCAGTCCCACCGGTCCGCTGCACCTGGGTGGTGCCAGAACGGCCTTATATGATTACCTTTTTGCAAAGAAAAACAACGGGGATTTTGTACTCCGTATTGAAGATACTGATACCGCCAGATATGTGGAAGGTGCCGAAGATTATATCATGGATGCGCTGGAATGGGCGGGCATTACGCCGGACGAAAGCCCAAGGCATGGTGGCAACTACGGACCCTACCGTCAGAGCGAAAGACGGGATATTTATGACAGGCATATCGCGGAAATCCTGAAGACGGACTATGCTTATATGGCTTTTGATACCCCCGCCGAACTGGATGATATCCGTAAGCATTATGAAGAAAAAGGCGAGGTTTTCTCCTATAATAATATTACCAGAAACCAACTCAAAAACAGTTTGGCCCTGCCTGCAGACGAAGTGCAGAAACTTCTGGACGAAAAAGCGCCCTATGTAATCCGTTTTAAAATGCCCGTGAACCGCATTTTGAACCTGGAAGACACCATTCGCGGTAAATTTGCCGTGAATACTGATACACTGGATGATAAAGTACTCGTTAAGAACGACGGTATGCCTACCTATCACATGGCCAATATCATAGATGACCACGAGATGGAAATCAGCCACGTTATCCGTGGCGAGGAGTGGCTCCCCTCTATGGGGCTTCACGTACTTCTTTACGAAGCAATGGGTTGGACCGCTCCGGAGTTCGCACACCTGCCACTTATCCTGAAGCCCGAAGGTAAAGGAAAACTGAGCAAAAGAGACGGGGCCAAATTTGGCTTTCCGGTGTTCCCGATGAATTTTACAGACCCGGAAACCAAGGAGGTTTACCCCGGTTATAAAGAACACGGCTATCTGCCGGAAGCCTTCGTAAACTTCCTGGCTCTCCTGGGTTGGTCGCCTGCAGAGGACAAAGAGATACTGAGCCTGGAAGAAATGGCGCAGGAATTTGACCTTCATAAAGTACATAAGGCAGGGGCACGCTTCAGCAAGGAGAAAGCAGACTGGTTTAACCATCAGTACCTTCAGAAAAAAAGCGATGAAGAGGTTCTTCTGATGCTGCAGGAACTGGAACCCGAAAGAACAAATGCTCTTGCTAAGGACAAACTTCTGAAAATCGTTTCCCTGATGAAAGAACGCGCCACCTTTGTAAAGGACATCTACGAAAGCGGAAAATTCTTTTTTGAAGCGCCGGAATCTTTTGATGAAAAAGCGGTAAAAAAAGCCTGGAACGACCAAACGGCGGGCATCATTACACAGTTTTCTGAAACCTTAAATGCTGATGATTTTAATGCTGCCAATCTTAAGGAAGCCATCAAAAATTTTGCTGAAACCCAAAACCTGGGCATGGGCAAGGTCATGATGCCTCTCCGCCTTGCGCTTGTAGGCGAGCTTAAAGGTCCTGATGTACCGGATATTATGGAAATAATTGGTTTTGAGGAGACTAAATCGCGTATTTCAAATGCGGTAAATAATATCGGATAA
- a CDS encoding acetyl-CoA carboxylase carboxyltransferase subunit alpha produces MQYLEFEKPIEELMEQYQTCSIVGEDAGVDVKLACSQIEDKIIEKKKEIYLNLTPWQRVQLSRHPDRPYTLDFINGIVDKDSFLELHGDRNFADDPAMIGGLATIDGQKVMLIGTQKGRTTKERQHRRFGMSNPEGYRKALRLMKLAEKFRIPVITLIDTPGAYPGLEAEERGQGEAIARNIFEMTMLKTPIFCYIIGEGASGGALGIGVGNKVYMLENTWYTVIAPESCSSILWRNWNHKEDAANALKLTPSDALEHKFIDGIIQEPLGGAHYEPQVAYDHLKQSILQNIKAFASFSGKELEQQRQDKFIAMGRFKG; encoded by the coding sequence ATGCAATATTTAGAATTTGAAAAGCCAATTGAAGAACTGATGGAGCAGTATCAAACCTGTTCAATCGTAGGCGAAGATGCCGGAGTAGATGTGAAGTTGGCCTGTTCTCAGATTGAGGACAAAATCATTGAAAAGAAAAAGGAAATATATCTGAACCTTACACCATGGCAGCGCGTGCAGCTCTCCAGACATCCGGACCGCCCTTACACACTGGATTTCATCAATGGAATTGTAGATAAAGACAGCTTCCTCGAGCTTCATGGCGACCGTAATTTTGCTGATGATCCGGCAATGATCGGTGGTTTGGCTACGATAGACGGTCAGAAAGTGATGCTGATCGGAACCCAAAAAGGGCGTACCACCAAGGAAAGACAGCACCGCAGATTCGGCATGAGTAATCCCGAAGGTTACCGTAAAGCTTTACGCTTAATGAAACTCGCTGAAAAATTCCGCATTCCTGTTATTACGCTAATTGATACACCGGGAGCCTATCCCGGACTTGAAGCTGAAGAAAGAGGTCAGGGTGAAGCCATTGCACGTAATATTTTCGAGATGACGATGCTGAAGACGCCTATCTTCTGTTATATCATCGGCGAAGGTGCCAGTGGCGGTGCCTTAGGAATCGGCGTGGGTAATAAGGTTTACATGCTGGAAAATACCTGGTATACCGTAATCGCACCGGAAAGCTGCTCATCCATACTGTGGAGAAACTGGAATCATAAGGAAGATGCGGCAAATGCATTGAAACTGACTCCAAGCGATGCTTTGGAACATAAATTCATTGACGGCATTATCCAGGAACCGCTGGGTGGAGCGCATTACGAACCGCAGGTTGCCTATGACCACCTGAAACAGTCTATCCTTCAGAACATCAAGGCCTTTGCTTCATTTTCAGGCAAGGAACTGGAACAGCAAAGACAGGATAAGTTTATTGCGATGGGCCGCTTCAAAGGGTAA
- a CDS encoding DUF6759 domain-containing protein — protein MKKWYIFFLILICGLAMAQKKKTSVKAPAAKMTAAQAQMSNDPKVIAAFIKDNPSDPAIGDLRVKLVQLITPANDIAAKPKVEPLTKGKLVREVKSDLKDGVNDKSKMAAKVLNHLFDNSPNKREAYVQIVNRSACNLIVKFSGRGNYYNLDVKANNQSYILIDKGNYLVTTSICDAKYSSAKNINKDIAITLNSRR, from the coding sequence ATGAAAAAATGGTATATCTTTTTTCTGATCCTGATCTGCGGTCTCGCTATGGCACAGAAGAAAAAAACCTCTGTAAAGGCTCCTGCCGCAAAAATGACGGCTGCACAGGCGCAGATGAGTAACGACCCGAAAGTAATCGCAGCCTTTATAAAAGATAATCCCAGCGATCCCGCCATTGGAGATTTAAGGGTCAAACTGGTACAGCTTATTACTCCAGCTAATGATATTGCTGCCAAACCGAAAGTGGAACCGCTTACAAAAGGAAAATTGGTGCGCGAAGTAAAGAGCGACCTTAAAGATGGCGTGAACGATAAAAGTAAGATGGCCGCTAAGGTCCTGAACCACCTCTTTGACAACAGTCCCAACAAGAGGGAAGCCTATGTACAGATCGTCAACCGTTCGGCCTGTAACCTGATCGTAAAATTCAGTGGGAGAGGTAATTATTATAACCTTGATGTAAAGGCCAACAATCAAAGTTATATCCTGATCGATAAAGGCAATTATCTGGTGACTACGAGTATCTGTGATGCCAAATATTCATCAGCCAAGAATATCAATAAGGATATTGCTATTACTTTGAATTCGAGGAGGTAA
- the tsf gene encoding translation elongation factor Ts, which translates to MYTPVAADVAKLRNTTGAGMMDCKKALVEAEGDFEKAIEILRKKGQKVAANRADRESTEGAVIAKVNDDKTRGVIIALNCETDFVAKNEEFVKLAHDLAEMALGKTKEELLASDYKGITVADKLIEQTGVIGEKIEIGSFETIEGPFLGAYIHAGNKIAAITSLSANVNGSEEAAKAVAMQVAAMNPIALDETKVSQETIDKELEIERDLLIKEGKPENIIDNILKGKMQKFYKENTLVHQAFIKDGNMSVSDYVKSIDADLKVVGFVRVSLT; encoded by the coding sequence ATGTACACACCGGTAGCTGCAGACGTAGCGAAACTTAGAAACACGACAGGGGCAGGTATGATGGACTGCAAAAAAGCTTTGGTTGAGGCAGAAGGAGACTTCGAAAAAGCAATTGAAATCCTTAGAAAAAAAGGACAGAAAGTTGCTGCCAACAGAGCCGACAGGGAATCTACTGAAGGTGCAGTTATTGCAAAAGTGAATGACGATAAAACAAGAGGGGTTATTATTGCCCTGAACTGTGAAACTGACTTCGTGGCTAAGAACGAAGAGTTTGTAAAACTTGCTCATGACCTGGCTGAAATGGCTCTTGGAAAAACCAAAGAAGAGCTTTTGGCTTCAGATTATAAAGGCATTACCGTTGCTGATAAACTGATCGAGCAGACAGGTGTTATTGGTGAAAAAATTGAAATCGGTTCTTTTGAAACCATTGAAGGACCTTTCCTGGGCGCATACATCCATGCTGGAAACAAAATCGCTGCCATCACTTCCCTTTCCGCAAACGTAAACGGATCTGAAGAGGCGGCTAAAGCAGTTGCAATGCAGGTTGCAGCGATGAACCCAATCGCTCTGGACGAAACAAAGGTTTCTCAGGAGACCATTGACAAAGAACTGGAAATTGAAAGAGACCTTCTTATCAAGGAAGGTAAACCAGAGAACATCATTGACAATATCCTGAAAGGGAAAATGCAGAAGTTCTACAAAGAAAATACCCTTGTACATCAGGCATTCATTAAGGACGGAAATATGTCTGTAAGTGATTACGTAAAATCCATTGACGCTGACCTTAAAGTAGTTGGTTTTGTAAGAGTTAGCCTTACCTAA